Genomic DNA from Halomonas sp. BDJS001:
CACCCTTCAGCTTGAAGACGCTCCTAGTAGAGGCTTGCGCGTACGAATTTATCTCCAGCGCGGTTCGCGATGAAACGTCAACAGGCCCTAACACTTTCTTTGTGTACTCAGGGGTAGTTTACGCCTCCCTTAAGGTTGCGATAAGAATTGCGTGCAACTGTGGAGATGCACGGTGAGCCAGATACCCACGGCTCCCTCTTTTCTCCCTATGGAGGTTCCCCTGATGAACCAAGTTACCTTTTCACCGAAACCCTTAATTCAACTCGGTTCAGCGCCGCTACTCGCCAAACCTGCGGCGCGTCGGCTACAGCCTACTAGCCCAGCCATGACCGTGCTGACCGACTTTTCCCAAGTAATGCCTCAATCCGTCGATGCCGATACCCCCATCGACGAAGCACACCTGAAGATGCGGTATAGCGGCGTAAGACTGCTGTTCGTGATGGATCATCACGCGCACTGTATCGGCATCATCACCTCGAAAGAAGTGATTGGTACCCGGCGTATTAACATCGCTATGCAGCAGCGTAACCTTACCCGCAACGAGGTGACTGCCGAAATGATTATGACGCCGTGGCACAAGCTTAGCGCCATGCCTGTCGCCCAGTTGGCTTCGCTCACCATTGAGGATCTGGTACTGTCGATGGAAGCGGTGACCGATCAGCACCTGTTAATCACTGAGCAAAATGATCACCACGAACTCAGAATTCGCGGCATTATTTCAGCAAGCGATATCCAAAATGCGGTGGGTAAAGAGATTAACCCAGTGCCTATGGCGAAAAGTTTCGCCGACATTTGCCAAGTCATTACCGGCCACGACCTCTAACGTCTCACCGCTAACGCTTTTTAAATCCTGAATCCATAAAATGCCAACGCCCTTCACCGATTTCTCGGTGAAGGGCGTTTGAGGTGTTAACGCACCACTATTTCTTGGAAACAGATCGCCTAGAACAACGCAGCATTGATCCAAAGATGTGTGGCAATGCTAGCGACATAGCCCAACAATATCGCGGGTACCCAACGAAGGTGAACGGCAAAGGTATAAATTCCCCGCGCCTGGCCCATAAGGGCAACACCAGCAGCAGAACCCATGGAGAGCAAACTTCCCCCCACACCTGCGGTTAACGTTATTAGCAGCCAGTTACCCTCGCTCATATCCGGGGCCATGGAGAGTACCGCGAACATCACCGGGATGTTGTCCACCACCGCCGAGATAAGCCCCAGCACCACGTTGGCCCACACCGGGTTCCAACTACCGTAAAGCGTTTCGGAGAGCAGGCTGAGATAGCCCATAAAACCCAGGCCACCGACACACATGACAACCCCGTAGAAGAACAGCAACGTATCCCACTCGGAGCGGGCGATACGGCTGAAAATATCGAAGGGTACCACGCTACCCAACTGCTCCAGCTTCTTCCAATCGCCCCGGCGGGAGTAGCGCTCCCGCTTGCGTTCAAGGGAGCGTGGCAGACTGCGGCGCAGGTAGTAACCAAAGAACTGCAGCAGGCCTAAACCAAACATCATGCCCATGGCAGGCGGTAGGTAGAGAATCGAGTGACACAGCACCGAGATCGCTACGGTGATCAAAAACAGCACGATAATGCGCCGGGCAC
This window encodes:
- a CDS encoding CBS domain-containing protein — translated: MNQVTFSPKPLIQLGSAPLLAKPAARRLQPTSPAMTVLTDFSQVMPQSVDADTPIDEAHLKMRYSGVRLLFVMDHHAHCIGIITSKEVIGTRRINIAMQQRNLTRNEVTAEMIMTPWHKLSAMPVAQLASLTIEDLVLSMEAVTDQHLLITEQNDHHELRIRGIISASDIQNAVGKEINPVPMAKSFADICQVITGHDL